Proteins encoded within one genomic window of Flavobacterium sp. NG2:
- a CDS encoding helix-turn-helix domain-containing protein, translated as MSKGIDPIVVQEALQRMSKHPLFINSSVYSRLLAYLVEKALKNEEVKEFTIGADLFQKNYNYDKNDGTVRSHMYNLRKKLAEYYQKEGASELLIFTISKGQYNLDFIWRETVTKQQLSRERVIRVPISYIRWGVLVTIILLVVFWGVKQYWNQPPPFWEAFFKPNQKNLVVISDQYVVHEKLADGNWHTVLYGDINNNEDLIDYTTKTARDLKITDYTLMSKMAPYCVKNISEWFLEHQQTFDLKLESNLNYEDIRDVNLIFIGQFKTMNISKNFFLKDSRDFRLYQDGFQYTKNGIQKIYDTQYNQSNRIEYAMVSYTSLSPGKSAFYFVSNNDIGVMATLSKFTDKEWLKNFQKQLNNQDGHFNALFEVSGLQRTEVSCKLVALEEVK; from the coding sequence ATGAGTAAAGGTATAGATCCAATTGTAGTACAAGAAGCCCTTCAGCGAATGAGTAAACATCCATTGTTTATTAATTCGTCTGTGTATAGTAGATTGTTGGCCTACTTGGTTGAAAAGGCATTAAAAAACGAAGAAGTTAAGGAGTTTACTATTGGTGCCGACCTTTTTCAAAAAAACTACAACTACGATAAAAATGATGGTACTGTACGCTCTCATATGTACAACTTGCGGAAAAAATTAGCCGAGTACTATCAAAAAGAAGGAGCCTCTGAACTTCTTATATTTACGATTAGTAAAGGACAGTATAATCTAGACTTTATTTGGAGAGAAACAGTTACCAAACAGCAGTTGTCTCGGGAGCGGGTGATTCGTGTTCCCATTTCATATATCCGTTGGGGAGTGTTGGTGACAATAATTCTTTTGGTAGTATTTTGGGGCGTAAAGCAATATTGGAATCAACCACCACCTTTTTGGGAAGCTTTTTTTAAACCAAATCAGAAGAATTTAGTAGTAATTTCAGATCAATATGTAGTTCACGAAAAACTTGCCGATGGTAACTGGCATACGGTTCTTTATGGCGACATCAACAATAATGAAGATTTGATTGATTATACTACTAAAACGGCTCGAGACCTAAAGATTACGGATTATACGTTAATGTCCAAAATGGCGCCTTATTGTGTTAAAAACATATCCGAATGGTTTTTAGAACATCAACAAACATTTGATTTAAAATTAGAGAGCAATCTTAATTACGAAGATATTCGTGATGTCAATCTTATATTTATTGGACAATTTAAAACAATGAATATATCAAAAAACTTTTTTTTAAAGGATAGCCGTGATTTTAGACTGTACCAAGATGGATTTCAATACACCAAAAATGGAATTCAAAAAATATATGATACCCAATACAATCAGAGTAACAGAATAGAATATGCAATGGTTTCTTATACCTCATTGAGTCCCGGAAAATCTGCTTTTTATTTTGTGTCTAACAATGATATTGGTGTGATGGCTACCTTGAGCAAATTCACCGATAAGGAATGGTTGAAAAACTTTCAAAAACAATTAAATAACCAAGATGGGCATTTTAACGCATTGTTTGAAGTGAGTGGTTTACAGCGTACGGAAGTCAGTTGTAAGTTAGTTGCTTTAGAAGAGGTTAAGTAG
- a CDS encoding glycoside hydrolase family 3 C-terminal domain-containing protein, protein MKQLNKIALTAFLFVHCLNAQTWKNPNAPVNDRVKDLLSKMTLEEKISQCSSDIPAIERLGIPSYMWYAEALHGVIAWKCTSFPQNIAMGATWNPNLMFDVATAISNEARALKNSGQKEVMMFSPTINMARDPRWGRNEECYSEDPFMMSEMARMYVRGMQGNDKKYLKTVCTVKHYIANNVENRRESIQSNINEKDLREYYMPAYRTCVADEEAGGIMSALNGLNGIPSSGHNWLLNDVLRKEWGFEGYVVADWNAASGMFKNQKYAKSYPEAAALAIKATCDQECFRPKASPMVKNLKPAIEQGLLTEAELDQSVARLLRLRFLTGDFDKPEANPWHKIPQTVLESDAHKKLALKAAEQSIVLLKNEGILPLKKDIKSIAVLGPFANRCWMGIYSGFPQSKVSPLQGIKKYTQATVNYAEGCDVIAPLDEQKIKEAVEAAKKSEVALLFVGNDEKTATENKDRQSLSLPGAQQKLIEEVLKVNKNTVVIMIPSGATTLGNAQKELPGIICAWPNGQEQGNAIAHVLWGEYNPGGKLNSTWYASDNDLPDMHDYNIKNGRTYMYFKGKPLYPFGYGLSYTSFQFKNLKLDKKALKSTENLSVSVQVTNTGKVDGDEVVQLYIRDLNSANEAPAKALKGFERIHLKKGETKTVQLSVPYQAFSYYNVARQRFEVKNGSFEILVGNSSDNLLVKETIQLKSGTIPVINVKNKSAYFNPNDPNRSKNWDAIYEDKSFLENSEATTKEEKGIEFKTTFTDPGFYVNTWDAVVNLKLKTDEAIFKLSMLDNEIDTYKVSKGNDEVQTLSVKIPIPPEYGKEVILKAIPLKGKIAIESIKIIPPGNVKPYLIYPKNQ, encoded by the coding sequence ATGAAACAATTAAATAAAATTGCCCTTACAGCCTTCCTGTTCGTTCATTGTTTGAATGCGCAAACTTGGAAAAATCCCAATGCGCCAGTAAATGATCGTGTAAAAGACTTATTGTCAAAAATGACTCTAGAAGAAAAAATTAGTCAATGTAGCTCAGATATTCCGGCCATAGAACGTTTAGGAATCCCTTCTTATATGTGGTACGCCGAAGCCTTACACGGTGTTATTGCCTGGAAATGCACCTCGTTTCCACAAAATATTGCCATGGGAGCTACTTGGAATCCTAACTTAATGTTTGATGTAGCAACAGCCATTTCAAATGAGGCACGTGCTTTAAAAAATAGTGGTCAAAAGGAAGTGATGATGTTCTCCCCTACGATTAATATGGCTCGTGATCCGCGCTGGGGACGTAACGAAGAGTGCTATAGTGAGGACCCTTTTATGATGTCTGAAATGGCACGAATGTATGTACGTGGCATGCAAGGAAATGATAAAAAATACCTTAAAACTGTTTGTACTGTAAAGCATTATATTGCAAATAATGTCGAAAATCGTAGAGAATCCATCCAATCGAATATAAACGAAAAAGATTTACGCGAATACTATATGCCAGCGTATCGCACCTGTGTGGCTGATGAAGAAGCAGGTGGTATCATGTCGGCACTCAATGGATTAAACGGGATTCCTAGTTCAGGGCATAACTGGCTACTCAATGACGTTTTGCGAAAAGAATGGGGCTTTGAAGGTTATGTAGTAGCCGATTGGAATGCGGCCTCAGGTATGTTTAAAAATCAAAAATATGCCAAATCGTATCCTGAAGCGGCAGCACTGGCCATCAAAGCGACCTGTGACCAAGAATGTTTCCGTCCTAAAGCTTCGCCAATGGTCAAAAATCTTAAACCAGCCATTGAACAAGGTTTGCTTACGGAAGCCGAATTAGATCAGTCTGTGGCGCGATTGTTACGTTTGCGTTTCTTGACAGGCGATTTTGATAAACCCGAAGCCAATCCATGGCATAAAATACCACAAACCGTTCTTGAAAGTGATGCCCATAAAAAATTAGCATTGAAAGCAGCTGAACAATCCATTGTATTATTAAAAAATGAGGGGATCCTGCCGCTAAAAAAAGATATAAAATCAATCGCAGTTCTAGGACCATTTGCTAATCGTTGCTGGATGGGAATTTACTCAGGCTTCCCTCAAAGTAAAGTAAGTCCGTTACAGGGAATCAAGAAATACACACAGGCAACTGTGAATTATGCTGAAGGTTGTGATGTAATTGCGCCTTTGGATGAACAAAAAATCAAAGAAGCTGTAGAAGCGGCCAAAAAATCAGAAGTAGCCTTACTTTTTGTTGGAAACGATGAAAAAACAGCTACTGAAAATAAAGACCGTCAATCGTTAAGTTTACCTGGAGCACAACAAAAATTGATTGAAGAGGTTTTAAAAGTTAACAAAAACACAGTAGTAATTATGATTCCGAGCGGTGCAACTACCCTTGGAAATGCACAAAAAGAACTACCTGGAATTATTTGTGCTTGGCCTAACGGACAAGAACAAGGAAATGCTATTGCTCACGTACTTTGGGGAGAATATAACCCAGGTGGGAAACTAAATTCTACTTGGTATGCCTCAGACAATGACTTACCTGATATGCATGATTACAATATCAAAAATGGTCGAACGTATATGTATTTTAAAGGCAAACCATTGTATCCTTTTGGCTATGGTTTGAGCTATACTAGCTTCCAATTCAAAAATTTAAAACTAGATAAAAAAGCCTTAAAAAGTACCGAAAATCTATCTGTTTCCGTACAAGTGACTAATACCGGAAAAGTAGATGGCGACGAAGTAGTGCAATTGTACATACGAGATTTAAACTCAGCTAATGAGGCTCCTGCAAAAGCGTTAAAAGGATTTGAGCGTATTCATTTAAAAAAAGGAGAAACAAAAACAGTCCAACTTAGCGTTCCTTATCAAGCCTTTAGCTATTATAATGTAGCACGTCAGCGTTTTGAAGTCAAAAATGGTAGCTTTGAAATCTTGGTGGGTAATTCTTCAGACAACCTATTGGTAAAAGAAACAATCCAGCTCAAATCAGGAACAATTCCTGTTATTAATGTCAAAAACAAATCGGCTTATTTTAATCCAAACGACCCGAATCGCTCTAAAAATTGGGATGCAATTTATGAAGACAAATCATTTTTAGAAAACAGCGAAGCGACAACCAAAGAAGAAAAAGGAATCGAGTTCAAAACCACTTTTACTGACCCTGGTTTTTATGTAAATACTTGGGATGCTGTAGTTAATTTAAAACTCAAAACTGACGAAGCTATTTTTAAACTGTCCATGCTTGACAATGAAATTGATACTTATAAAGTCAGTAAAGGAAATGATGAAGTACAAACTTTATCAGTAAAAATTCCTATTCCACCTGAATATGGTAAAGAGGTGATTCTAAAAGCGATTCCGTTAAAAGGAAAAATAGCTATTGAGTCTATCAAAATTATACCTCCAGGGAATGTAAAACCTTATCTTATATACCCAAAAAACCAATAA
- a CDS encoding alpha-L-fucosidase — MRFTQLIIVVALVCTGCKQLQQSQSTQVHHYEPNHESLAKHKAAPEWLADAKLGMYFHWGPYSVPAYGSAWYPSHMYMKGGPINKWHEEHFGPIEEFGYEKFIPMFTATHFDPEEWADLFQKTGAKFAGPVAEHHDGFAMWDSKINPWNAASMGPKRDILGELFQSLEKRNIKTLATFHHARNGQRNANTPEHWGKNGYNSHYPYHPDLPTATKDPMLRKLFGNFETIDEFNTYWLDQVNEVVKKYHPDLIWYDSWLNLIPEKTRLEMVSTYFNNGVKNGQQVVICRKQDDLPLDYSIEDIEQGGRKDIYPTTWMTDITLGESRWMYVEGHKYKSADLVIRNMIDVWSKNGVVLLNVSPRADGVINQEQRDVLKQIGNWLQINGEAVYGSRPHTIFGYGPAQSEDGSHGGQSSKIQYTADDVRFTVSKNKKAMYVFFLGKPKVGKRIEMRAIGGYHRNIPPSPIKNVTLLGSSAKVKWEHTTESFFLTIPDVRLDDLANVFKFELE; from the coding sequence ATGAGGTTTACCCAATTAATAATAGTGGTTGCATTGGTTTGTACGGGCTGTAAACAGTTACAACAATCACAATCAACTCAAGTACATCATTACGAACCTAATCATGAATCACTAGCCAAACATAAAGCAGCTCCCGAATGGCTAGCCGATGCAAAATTGGGAATGTATTTTCATTGGGGACCTTATAGTGTGCCCGCTTATGGAAGCGCTTGGTATCCTAGTCATATGTATATGAAAGGTGGTCCAATAAATAAATGGCATGAGGAACATTTTGGCCCTATAGAAGAATTTGGATATGAAAAGTTCATTCCGATGTTTACCGCAACTCATTTTGATCCTGAAGAATGGGCCGATTTATTTCAAAAAACAGGAGCCAAGTTTGCGGGACCTGTTGCAGAGCATCACGATGGTTTTGCTATGTGGGATAGTAAAATCAACCCTTGGAATGCCGCTAGTATGGGACCTAAACGTGATATTTTAGGCGAATTGTTTCAATCTTTAGAAAAAAGAAATATAAAAACATTGGCAACTTTTCACCATGCCCGAAACGGACAGCGTAATGCCAATACACCCGAACATTGGGGTAAAAATGGGTACAACAGTCATTATCCCTATCATCCGGATTTGCCTACTGCGACCAAAGACCCTATGTTGCGTAAATTATTTGGAAACTTTGAAACGATTGATGAATTCAATACGTACTGGTTAGACCAAGTCAATGAAGTAGTCAAAAAGTACCATCCAGATTTAATTTGGTATGACTCGTGGTTGAATCTTATTCCAGAGAAAACCAGATTGGAAATGGTTTCGACTTATTTTAATAATGGAGTTAAAAACGGTCAGCAAGTGGTTATTTGCCGCAAACAAGATGATTTACCATTAGATTATAGTATTGAGGATATTGAACAAGGCGGACGCAAAGATATTTACCCCACTACTTGGATGACTGATATTACTCTAGGGGAAAGTAGATGGATGTATGTGGAAGGACATAAATACAAAAGCGCCGATTTAGTCATTCGAAACATGATTGATGTATGGAGTAAGAATGGGGTGGTGTTGTTAAATGTATCTCCTCGCGCTGATGGGGTTATCAATCAAGAACAGCGCGATGTTTTAAAACAAATTGGGAATTGGTTACAAATAAATGGCGAGGCGGTGTATGGCAGTCGTCCTCATACTATTTTTGGTTATGGACCAGCCCAATCAGAAGATGGATCTCATGGTGGTCAATCTTCCAAAATTCAGTACACCGCTGATGATGTTCGTTTTACAGTCTCTAAAAATAAAAAAGCAATGTATGTCTTTTTCTTGGGGAAACCCAAAGTGGGAAAACGAATAGAAATGCGTGCTATAGGTGGTTATCACCGCAACATACCGCCTAGTCCCATCAAGAATGTGACACTGTTAGGTTCATCGGCGAAGGTTAAATGGGAACATACCACCGAAAGTTTTTTCTTGACTATTCCTGATGTTCGGTTGGATGATTTAGCCAACGTTTTTAAATTTGAATTGGAATAA
- a CDS encoding glycoside hydrolase family 2 protein, whose protein sequence is MNFLRTLTIIVLLLFTSVSIAQQQNAQRLIHDLSGHLWKLQGTLPGRGMEEKFPEISYDHMGDALNWAPAQVPGDVFTDLWRIGRIEDPHFGRNSVKAKWVNEYEWWYLRIFNVPKEMEGKNIELNFEGVDYACDVYLNGTLLGSHEGMFTPFSFDITKLISLEQYKRGRNVLAVRLHPAPRRYSQVAGKKPAWHGDYWVDLVPTGIWKPVKLMAYDKAKIDQVYVETKVNLKKQSADLDIHLEIEHSGTVASNVELEIEVQGENFKSKVYKTTKTTSLKPGKNELKIPLTIADAKLWYPWDLGDQNLYIAKITVKNDNKVLDANDKLFGIRELKMEMNPGFTKQEVENPWTVMINGKRHFIRSGTWGGPPDIFFGRATKEKYQEFIRLAKSANFNNLRIFGWHPTEIEYFYELCNREGITVWQDILPIASLSLPKGEAYKKSLFADAISVVKQLRNHPCMVIIEGGEEILMTASDPVYNLNFMKELGEVVKPYSNLHYVPVSPLSDHVGIKLGFKPNESVHANGLFYSEGRINTEKFFNKQNFAVVPELAISSCPNVASIKKFIPENELWPPGPSWGHHWTDFDVFRTLNFDALNTEATGSMQEFVDATQIAQGVIFQYGLEYYRRRKPKSSAISICHFITFAPDMKWGIVDYYQQPKLSYDYVKRAYQPVLVSLEHERRRWLPAEQFEGKIWVVNDLYQDFKNCKAEIFFMDNNHKEVKRETFSFGDIKGDSATKFVTVNCKVPGKLGDKFYVNLSLKDVTGKAISENKYLLLVGDEKVDLPKLRAIGQEAISKKEKYGSHNYLRYFESLNGAAGVKQADEKQPFVKEFDNK, encoded by the coding sequence ATGAATTTTTTACGTACCCTAACCATAATAGTATTGTTGCTGTTTACTAGTGTTTCTATAGCACAACAGCAAAATGCTCAACGATTGATTCATGATTTGAGTGGTCATTTATGGAAACTACAAGGAACCTTGCCAGGACGTGGTATGGAAGAAAAGTTTCCAGAGATAAGCTACGATCATATGGGAGATGCTTTAAACTGGGCACCTGCTCAGGTTCCTGGTGATGTTTTTACTGATTTATGGCGAATTGGTCGTATTGAAGATCCACATTTTGGACGCAATAGTGTCAAGGCTAAATGGGTCAATGAATACGAATGGTGGTATTTGCGCATTTTCAATGTACCCAAAGAAATGGAAGGCAAAAATATTGAACTAAATTTCGAGGGAGTTGATTATGCTTGTGATGTGTATTTAAACGGTACTTTACTAGGCTCTCATGAAGGAATGTTTACGCCCTTTTCGTTTGATATTACAAAACTCATAAGCCTAGAGCAATACAAAAGAGGTCGTAATGTTTTGGCGGTTCGTTTACATCCAGCACCCCGAAGATACAGTCAAGTAGCAGGTAAAAAACCTGCATGGCATGGAGATTACTGGGTGGACTTAGTACCTACAGGAATATGGAAACCCGTAAAGTTAATGGCTTATGATAAAGCAAAAATTGATCAGGTTTATGTAGAAACTAAGGTAAATCTAAAAAAGCAATCGGCTGATTTGGATATTCATCTAGAAATTGAACATTCCGGGACTGTGGCCTCCAATGTGGAGCTTGAGATTGAAGTACAGGGAGAGAATTTCAAATCCAAAGTGTACAAAACGACAAAAACCACTAGTTTAAAACCTGGTAAAAATGAACTTAAAATTCCCCTTACCATTGCTGATGCAAAACTTTGGTATCCATGGGATTTAGGAGATCAAAACCTATATATCGCAAAAATCACGGTCAAAAATGACAACAAAGTACTTGATGCGAATGATAAACTCTTTGGAATTAGAGAACTAAAAATGGAGATGAATCCAGGATTTACCAAACAAGAAGTTGAAAATCCTTGGACTGTAATGATTAATGGGAAACGTCATTTTATTCGTTCGGGTACTTGGGGCGGACCACCAGATATTTTCTTCGGTCGTGCTACTAAGGAAAAATACCAAGAATTTATTCGCTTGGCCAAATCGGCTAATTTTAATAATCTCAGAATATTTGGATGGCATCCTACAGAAATTGAATATTTCTATGAATTATGTAACCGCGAAGGAATCACTGTTTGGCAAGATATTTTGCCCATTGCAAGTTTGTCGTTACCCAAGGGAGAAGCCTATAAAAAATCGCTATTCGCTGATGCTATTTCAGTAGTAAAACAATTGCGTAACCATCCTTGTATGGTGATTATTGAGGGAGGAGAGGAAATCCTAATGACCGCCTCTGACCCTGTTTATAATCTTAATTTTATGAAAGAATTAGGAGAGGTTGTCAAACCGTATTCGAATCTTCATTATGTGCCCGTTTCTCCTTTGAGTGACCATGTAGGAATCAAATTAGGTTTTAAACCAAACGAAAGTGTACATGCTAATGGCTTGTTTTACAGCGAAGGTAGGATTAATACAGAGAAGTTTTTTAACAAACAAAATTTTGCTGTGGTACCAGAATTAGCTATTTCTTCGTGCCCAAATGTAGCGAGTATTAAAAAATTTATTCCAGAAAATGAATTGTGGCCTCCTGGACCGAGTTGGGGGCATCATTGGACAGATTTTGATGTGTTTAGAACGCTTAATTTTGATGCTTTAAACACTGAAGCTACAGGAAGTATGCAAGAATTTGTAGATGCAACTCAAATTGCCCAAGGGGTTATTTTTCAGTATGGATTAGAATATTATAGACGAAGAAAACCAAAGTCTAGTGCCATCAGTATCTGTCATTTTATCACTTTTGCGCCTGATATGAAATGGGGAATTGTTGATTATTACCAGCAACCTAAATTATCCTATGATTATGTAAAAAGAGCTTATCAGCCAGTCTTAGTTAGTTTAGAACACGAACGTAGAAGATGGTTGCCAGCGGAGCAGTTTGAAGGGAAAATATGGGTGGTTAATGATTTGTACCAAGATTTTAAAAACTGTAAAGCCGAAATCTTTTTTATGGATAATAATCATAAAGAAGTGAAGCGAGAAACATTCAGTTTTGGTGACATTAAAGGGGATAGCGCAACTAAATTTGTTACTGTAAATTGTAAAGTTCCCGGGAAATTGGGTGATAAATTTTATGTTAATTTGAGTTTAAAAGACGTCACAGGTAAAGCTATTTCAGAAAATAAATACCTTCTATTAGTGGGAGACGAAAAAGTTGATTTGCCTAAGTTAAGAGCAATAGGACAAGAAGCTATTTCTAAAAAAGAAAAATATGGTTCTCATAATTATTTACGTTATTTCGAAAGCTTAAATGGGGCAGCAGGTGTCAAACAAGCCGATGAGAAACAGCCATTTGTGAAAGAATTTGATAATAAATAA